One part of the Sorangiineae bacterium MSr11954 genome encodes these proteins:
- the hemW gene encoding radical SAM family heme chaperone HemW: MKHNQTGVYVHFPWCLAKCPYCDFVSYAKERTAIDHSGYADAVLRELDARREAIGDRFVGSIFFGGGTPSLWEPRELGRVLRAIREHFSCAPDLEITVECNPTSLDRERAAALMDAGVGRLSIGTQSLRAEQLRFLGRLHDSAGALAAIHDALAAGVPRISTDIIFGLPDQSAEDARDQALALADLGLTHLSCYQLTIEPGTQFGELARRGRLPLADDGRTADAFLAIDEALSSRGFRHYEISNYAQAGEESRHNLGYWRGEEYIGLGCAAFGCIRPDAAEPSRVRYRNAIDPKRYIEGTSTMRSDRTGEGDGLSMFSERVDPEALLREKIMLGLRTEEGVDLEASARDLDVEAWPRDRRRAADRLASMNRLTIEGGHLSIPRSAWLFTDDTAARLF; this comes from the coding sequence ATGAAACATAACCAGACCGGCGTGTACGTGCATTTTCCGTGGTGCCTGGCGAAGTGCCCCTATTGTGACTTTGTAAGCTACGCGAAAGAGCGCACCGCGATCGACCACTCCGGCTATGCCGATGCCGTTCTTCGCGAGCTCGATGCGCGCCGGGAGGCCATCGGCGATCGGTTCGTGGGAAGCATTTTCTTCGGTGGCGGAACGCCGAGCCTCTGGGAGCCTCGCGAGCTCGGTCGGGTGCTGCGTGCCATCCGTGAACATTTTTCGTGCGCGCCCGATCTCGAGATCACGGTGGAATGCAACCCCACCTCCTTGGACCGCGAACGCGCCGCCGCGCTGATGGACGCGGGCGTGGGCCGCCTTTCCATCGGTACGCAGTCGCTGCGCGCGGAGCAGCTGCGCTTTCTCGGGCGCCTGCACGATTCCGCGGGCGCGCTTGCCGCCATCCACGACGCGCTGGCGGCGGGCGTGCCACGCATCTCGACCGACATCATCTTCGGCCTTCCGGATCAGTCAGCCGAGGACGCCCGCGACCAAGCGCTGGCCCTCGCCGACCTCGGCCTCACGCATCTGTCGTGTTACCAGCTGACCATCGAGCCGGGCACGCAGTTCGGGGAGCTCGCCCGCCGCGGAAGGCTCCCTCTGGCCGACGACGGCCGCACGGCCGACGCCTTTCTCGCCATCGACGAGGCGCTCTCGAGCCGCGGATTCCGTCATTATGAAATATCCAACTACGCGCAGGCGGGCGAAGAATCGCGCCATAACCTCGGCTACTGGCGCGGGGAGGAGTACATCGGGCTCGGCTGCGCTGCCTTCGGCTGCATTCGCCCCGATGCCGCGGAGCCGAGCCGCGTCCGGTACCGCAACGCGATCGATCCAAAGCGGTACATCGAGGGCACCTCGACCATGCGGAGCGATCGCACGGGCGAGGGCGACGGCTTATCGATGTTCTCGGAGCGCGTCGATCCCGAGGCGCTCTTGCGCGAGAAGATCATGCTGGGCCTTCGCACCGAAGAGGGCGTCGATCTGGAGGCGAGCGCACGGGACCTCGACGTCGAAGCTTGGCCACGCGACCGAAGGCGCGCCGCCGATCGCCTCGCCTCGATGAATCGCCTCACCATCGAGGGCGGCCACTTATCGATCCCGCGCAGCGCATGGCTCTTCACGGACGACACGGCGGCGCGTCTCTTCTAA